Proteins from one Mercurialis annua linkage group LG7, ddMerAnnu1.2, whole genome shotgun sequence genomic window:
- the LOC126655457 gene encoding UDP-glycosyltransferase 91A1-like, with the protein MARNEENDHKLHIAMFPWLAFGHMIPFLELSIVIAQKGHKISFISTPKNIDRLPKIPQNLAHLINFIKLPLPYVQNLPLHAESTTDLPLEDTWHLTKAYDLLQEPFSQFLQSNIDNNSLPNWILFDFVSFWVPDLCRKLNVRTVFFSIFTASSLCYCCPPSGDEDYRSVIEDYTVKPVWIPFQSAISFNFFEAVRVFSSITGNESNLSVFYRLREAIKRCDLIAVRSCTEFESEWLQLMKNLHKKPVIPVGLLPRKADEAESDSWRSIKNWLDNQRKGSVVYVAFGSEAKPSQVELTELALGLELSRLPFLWVLRKRRGLADTEAVELPDNGFEERVKGLGMVCTSWAPQVRILAHDSVGGFLTHSGMGSVVEGLQFGRALIVLTYFSDQGLNARVLEEKKIAHLIPRNEEDGSFTSQAVADSLRLVVEEEEGKVYRDNCMEMKELFGDRNRQNQYVDKFVDCLRNPN; encoded by the coding sequence ATGGCAAGAAATGAAGAAAATGATCATAAACTTCACATTGCCATGTTTCCATGGCTAGCCTTCGGTCACATGATCCCATTCTTAGAACTCTCCATAGTAATTGCTCAAAAAGGTCACAAAATTTCCTTCATATCCACCCCCAAAAACATCGATCGCCTACCAAAAATCCCTCAAAACTTGGCCCATCTTATAAATTTCATCAAACTCCCATTACCCTACGTACAAAACCTACCTCTCCATGCAGAATCAACCACAGATCTACCATTGGAAGACACGTGGCACCTTACAAAAGCTTATGATCTTCTTCAAGAACCCTTTTCTCAGTTTCTTCAATCTAATATTGATAATAATTCACTTCCAAATTGGATTCttttcgattttgtttcgtttTGGGTACCGGATTTATGCCGTAAACTCAATGTCCGTACTGTTTTCTTTAGTATTTTTACTGCTTCATCTCTTTGCTATTGCTGTCCGCCGTCTGGAGATGAAGATTATCGCAGTGTTATTGAAGATTATACGGTGAAACCGGTCTGGATTCCGTTTCAGTCagcaatatcatttaatttttttgaagcgGTTAGGGTTTTCTCGTCGATAACCGGAAACGAGTCGAATCTTTCGGTTTTTTATCGTCTACGTGAAGCGATTAAACGTTGTGACCTAATAGCTGTAAGAAGCTGTACTGAGTTTGAATCTGAATGGTTACAACTTATGAAGAATCTGCATAAGAAACCAGTAATTCCGGTTGGTTTATTACCGAGAAAAGCTGATGAAGCTGAGTCAGATTCATGGAGATCAATCAAGAATTGGTTAGACAATCAAAGAAAAGGATCGGTTGTTTATGTAGCATTCGGTAGCGAGGCAAAACCGAGTCAAGTAGAATTAACCGAGTTAGCTTTAGGGTTAGAGCTTTCGAGGTTACCGTTTCTTTGGGTGCTAAGAAAGCGTCGAGGATTAGCTGATACAGAAGCTGTTGAGTTACCAGACAATGGATTCGAGGAGCGAGTGAAAGGACTCGGTATGGTGTGCACGAGTTGGGCACCTCAAGTGAGAATCTTAGCTCATGACTCGGTTGGTGGGTTCTTGACTCATTCAGGAATGGGTTCAGTGGTGGAGGGACTTCAATTTGGAAGAGCATTGATAGTTTTGACATATTTTTCGGATCAAGGGTTGAATGCTAGGGTTTTAGAGGAGAAAAAGATTGCGCATTTGATACcaagaaatgaagaagatggaTCGTTTACGAGTCAAGCAGTAGCTGACTCGTTGAGGTTGGTGGTTGAAGAAGAAGAGGGAAAGGTGTATAGAGATAACTGCATGGAAATGAAAGAGTTGTTTGGAGACAGGAATAGACAGAATCAATATGTGGATAAATTCGTAGATTGTCTTCGAAATCCAAACTGA
- the LOC126656711 gene encoding putative UDP-rhamnose:rhamnosyltransferase 1 → MFPWLAFGHLTPFLELSKQITQKGHKISFISTSKNIDRLPKLPPHLASSITFVKLPLPYVDNLPKNAEATSDLTPHDVCYLKKSYDCLREPLSEFLESSLPDFILFDFVSYWVPDIARKLQILSVYFSIFLASTLCYLSSGNSRDHHKHVEDYIVAPNWVPFPSKVAHRLFEVLRVFNGTKITVDEFTIPEYNKRFQDSMNNCDLIAVRTCQVFEPEWLKLAEHLPNFPLTKICNF, encoded by the coding sequence ATGTTTCCATGGCTAGCTTTTGGTCATTTGACTCCATTTTTGGAGCTCTCCAAGCAAATTACTCAAAAGGGTCACAAAATCTCTTTCATTTCCACTTCTAAAAACATTGATCGCCTACCGAAACTCCCTCCTCATTTAGCTTCTTCAATAACTTTCGTTAAACTTCCGCTGCCGTATGTCGACAACCTTCCTAAAAATGCAGAAGCAACAAGCGATTTAACTCCACATGATGTCTGCTACCTTAAAAAATCCTATGATTGTCTCCGAGAACCCTTATCGGAATTCCTTGAGTCTTCCCTTCCTGACTTTATCCTTTTTGATTTTGTGTCCTATTGGGTACCTGATATCGCTCGTAAACTCCAAATCCTCAGTGTTTacttcagtatatttttggcaTCAACTCTGTGTTATTTGAGTTCAGGCAATTCTAGAGACCATCACAAACATGTTGAAGATTACATTGTAGCTCCCAATTGGGTTCCATTTCCTTCAAAAGTAGCACATCGCCTTTTTGAAGTTTTACGGGTATTCAATGGAACGAAAATAACTGTTGATGAATTCACCATTCCTGAATATAATAAGCGTTTCCAAGATTCAATGAATAATTGTGATCTAATAGCCGTGAGAACATGCCAAGTGTTTGAACCAGAATGGCTTAAACTTGCTGAGCATTTGCCTAATTTTCCCTTAACTAAAATCTGcaatttctaa
- the LOC126655452 gene encoding uncharacterized protein LOC126655452 isoform X2 gives MSLLGDDGRGFELARRLELLGIWRTWLGDTLYPNFVHFLASPSSWDSFMRTDLSKSKAQIQLQLRARALLFDKASASLFHSSNFIPPFSSSSLAVSKLNPNYLQLHGDDVYFSFEDGDQRQNAVISKSLSKSSFSIGSRYKEPEMDSIAQRFRNDELPESWYNQFMEKYKVNRPYKLSFADRDSDRRSPEEMSTYLRLVDRHKRRRVSFVPSMHPSSVLDGSSSADDDIPFFPEMMFMSNCVPDSGLPRIIRVQENKKIEFHGVLDSLPQTRSSVVIERLGISVEQGGRTKHGSEGNRKLLGQEQALQISQKVVARMLARTGFDSATEVPVEVLSQALRCHISKLGRILKVLADSYRKQCSATDLLKMFLQTTGFNNLGSLMELVKDGTRSVQLTQQQMHGFQSQLQTQNQSTLRLPQQIPRQMHPQMQQQMVHPQNLTFQQQQQLERMHRRQQSTPRPAMDMDKDRPLVQVKLENPSELPMDGNAYNGIHSRHPQMQQFRQQQLAAMSNVQAQSSNQFRQLTSMQIPQMHSPNMGVVRAQPVKVEGFQELMGGDASLKHDSEENKLTSATGK, from the exons ATGTCACTCCTCGGCGACGACGGCCGCGGCTTCGAACTGGCACGGCGGCTAGAGTTGCTCGGCATATGGCGGACATGGCTCGGCGACACTCTATACCCTAATTTTGTTCATTTTCTGGCTTCTCCTTCCTCATGGGACTCCTTCATGCGAACTGATCTCTCCAAATCCAAAGCTCAGATTCAGCTCCAGCTCCGTGCTCGAGCTCTCCTGTTTGACAAAGCTAGCGCCTCTCTTTTTCACTCTTCCAATTTTATCCCTCCCTTCTCTTCCTCTTCACTCGCGGTTTCTAAGCTAAATCCTAACT ATTTGCAGTTACATGGTGATGACGTGTACTTCTCGTTTGAAGACGGTGATCAACGCCAAAATGCTGTTATTTCTAAG AGTCTTTCTAAGTCTTCTTTTAGCATTGGGTCTAGATACAAGGAGCCAGAAATGGATAGCATAGCTCAGAGATTTAGGAATGATGAGTTGCCTGAATCATGGTATAATCAGTTTATGGAGAAGTATAAAGTTAATAGACCGTACAAATTGTCATTCGCGGATAGAGACTCAGACAGACGTTCACCTGAGGAAATGTCTACTTATCTTAGACTTGTTGATAGGCATAAGCGGAGGCGTGTTTCATTTGTGCCAAGTATGCATCCAAGTTCAGTTTTAGATGGTTCCAGTTCTGCTGATGATGATATACCTTTTTTCCCCGAAATGATGTTTATGTCTAATTGTGTACCTGATAGCGGACTGCCACGTATAATCAGAGTGCAAGAGAATAAGAAAATTGAGTTTCATGGAGTTCTTGATTCGTTACCTCAAACTAGGAGTTCTGTTGTGATAGAGAGACTTGGTATTAGTGTGGAACAGGGAGGACGCACGAAACATGGTTCTGAAGGAAATAGGAAACTTCTTGGTCAAGAGCAAGCATTACAGATCTCCCAAAAGGTAGTGGCACGCATGTTAGCACGGACGGGTTTTGACAGTGCGACGGAAGTTCCAGTTGAAGTCTTATCTCAAGCACTCAGGTGTCACATCTCTAAACTAGGACGTATCTTAAAAGTTCTTGCCGATAGTTACAGGAAACAATGTTCAGCGACTGACCTACTCAAGATGTTTCTTCAAACAACTGGATTTAA TAATCTTGGAAGCTTGATGGAGCTTGTTAAGGATGGCACTAGGAGTGTTCAACTTACTCAGCAACAAATGCATGGATTCCAGTCACAATTGCAGACTCAGAACCAGAGCACCCTCCGGCTACCCCAGCAA ATCCCAAGACAAATGCATCCACAGATGCAGCAGCAGATGGTTCATCCCCAAAATTTGACTTTTCAGCAGCAGCAGCAATTAGAGAGAATGCATAGGCGTCAGCAGTCCACTCCTCGGCCTGCAATGGATATGGACAAGGACAGACCACTGGTACAAGTGAAACTTGAAAATCCATCGGAATTGCCAATGGATGGCAATGCCTACAATGGCATCCACTCCAGACATCCGCAGATGCAGCAGTTTCGGCAACAACAACTTGCTGCAATGTCAAATGTCCAAGCTCAATCTAGCAATCAGTTCAGGCAGTTGACATCTATGCAAATTCCTCAAATGCATTCACC GAATATGGGCGTTGTTAGGGCTCAACCAGTGAAGGTGGAAGGTTTTCAGGAACTGATGGGCGGAGATGCTTCTTTAAAACACGACTCTGAGGAAAATAAGCTAACCTCCGCAACTGGTAAATAA
- the LOC126655458 gene encoding UDP-glycosyltransferase 91A1-like: MAVDSKLHIALFPWLAFGHMIPYLELAKLLAQKNHKISFISTPRNIDRLPKLPPNLSPLITFVKVPLPRIDHLPEEAQATTDLPLNKVRYLKKAYDCLKQPLKTFLENSDVDWLFYDFSAFWLPEIAKSVGISHGFFSIVLGATLGMATKPASFNDDRSKPEDFTVPPKWVSFPTKVAFKLFEIIRIKSVPRDASDVSDLFRYAEVVKGCDVIVVRSCMDFEPEWLNLMQEIHGKPCIPAGMLPTTEYDAGEETEEWVPIKQWLDKQEKASVVYVAFGSEAKPSQDELNEIALGLELSGLPFFWVLRTRKGSTDTEVIELPDGFEERTKERGVVCTSWAPQLKILAHDSVGGFLTHSGWSSVVEASQYARPLILLTFLFDQGINARLLEEKKMGYPIPRNEFDGSFTGESVAESLKLVILKDEGKIYRDKAKEMRNLFGDREKQEMYINNFLDFLKTKQAS; this comes from the coding sequence ATGGCCGTCGATTCTAAGCTACACATCGCACTGTTTCCATGGCTAGCTTTCGGTCACATGATTCCATATTTAGAGTTAGCCAAACTTTTGGctcaaaaaaatcacaaaatctCATTCATTTCCACTCCTCGAAACATCGATCGTCTCCCTAAACTTCCTCCGAATCTCTCCCCTCTCATAACATTTGTCAAGGTTCCGTTGCCACGTATTGATCATCTTCCTGAAGAAGCTCAGGCGACGACTGATCTTCCATTAAACAAAGTCCGGTACCTTAAAAAAGCATACGACTGTCTTAAACAGCCATTGAAAACATTTCTTGAAAATTCTGATGTTGATTGGCTGTTCTATGATTTTTCAGCTTTTTGGCTGCCTGAAATCGCCAAAAGTGTGGGGATTTCACATGGATTTTTTAGTATAGTCTTGGGTGCTACGTTGGGTATGGCTACTAAACCAGCGTCATTTAATGATGATAGGAGCAAACCTGAAGATTTTACAGTCCCGCCAAAATGGGTTTCTTTTCCGACCAAGGTTGCTTTTAAGCTGTTCGAAATTATAAGGATTAAATCTGTTCCCCGTGATGCATCTGATGTTTCTGATCTTTTTCGTTACGCTGAGGTAGTTAAAGGTTGTGATGTGATCGTCGTAAGAAGCTGCATGGATTTTGAACCAGAATGGTTGAATCTAATGCAGGAGATTCATGGAAAACCATGTATTCCTGCCGGTATGCTTCCGACTACAGAATATGATGCCGGAGAAGAAACGGAGGAATGGGTTCCGATCAAGCAGTGGCTTGATAAGCAAGAGAAAGCTTCTGTAGTGTATGTAGCATTTGGTAGTGAAGCGAAACCGAGTCAAGACGAGTTAAATGAGATTGCTCTCGGACTCGAGTTATCAGGGCTGCCATTCTTTTGGGTGCTGAGAACTCGTAAAGGGTCAACCGATACGGAGGTAATCGAACTGCCAGATGGGTTTGAGGAGCGAACCAAAGAACGTGGTGTTGTCTGCACCAGTTGGGCTCCTCAGCTCAAGATTTTAGCTCATGACTCGGTGGGTGGGTTCTTGACTCACTCAGGATGGAGTTCAGTTGTGGAAGCGAGTCAATATGCTAGACCTCTTATACTACTCACATTCTTATTTGATCAGGGGATAAATGCTAGACTTTTGGAGGAGAAAAAAATGGGATATCCAATACCAAGAAACGAGTTTGATGGTTCGTTTACGGGTGAGTCTGTAGCCGAGTCGTTGAAATTGGTGATATTGAAAGATGAAGGTAAGATTTACAGAGACAAAGCTAAGGAGATGAGAAATCTTTTTGGAGATAGAGAAAAACAAGAGatgtatattaataattttcttgattttcttaaGACAAAACAAGCAAGCTAA
- the LOC126655452 gene encoding uncharacterized protein LOC126655452 isoform X1 has protein sequence MSLLGDDGRGFELARRLELLGIWRTWLGDTLYPNFVHFLASPSSWDSFMRTDLSKSKAQIQLQLRARALLFDKASASLFHSSNFIPPFSSSSLAVSKLNPNYLQLHGDDVYFSFEDGDQRQNAVISKSLSKSSFSIGSRYKEPEMDSIAQRFRNDELPESWYNQFMEKYKVNRPYKLSFADRDSDRRSPEEMSTYLRLVDRHKRRRVSFVPSMHPSSVLDGSSSADDDIPFFPEMMFMSNCVPDSGLPRIIRVQENKKIEFHGVLDSLPQTRSSVVIERLGISVEQGGRTKHGSEGNRKLLGQEQALQISQKVVARMLARTGFDSATEVPVEVLSQALRCHISKLGRILKVLADSYRKQCSATDLLKMFLQTTGFNNLGSLMELVKDGTRSVQLTQQQMHGFQSQLQTQNQSTLRLPQQLQIPRQMHPQMQQQMVHPQNLTFQQQQQLERMHRRQQSTPRPAMDMDKDRPLVQVKLENPSELPMDGNAYNGIHSRHPQMQQFRQQQLAAMSNVQAQSSNQFRQLTSMQIPQMHSPNMGVVRAQPVKVEGFQELMGGDASLKHDSEENKLTSATGK, from the exons ATGTCACTCCTCGGCGACGACGGCCGCGGCTTCGAACTGGCACGGCGGCTAGAGTTGCTCGGCATATGGCGGACATGGCTCGGCGACACTCTATACCCTAATTTTGTTCATTTTCTGGCTTCTCCTTCCTCATGGGACTCCTTCATGCGAACTGATCTCTCCAAATCCAAAGCTCAGATTCAGCTCCAGCTCCGTGCTCGAGCTCTCCTGTTTGACAAAGCTAGCGCCTCTCTTTTTCACTCTTCCAATTTTATCCCTCCCTTCTCTTCCTCTTCACTCGCGGTTTCTAAGCTAAATCCTAACT ATTTGCAGTTACATGGTGATGACGTGTACTTCTCGTTTGAAGACGGTGATCAACGCCAAAATGCTGTTATTTCTAAG AGTCTTTCTAAGTCTTCTTTTAGCATTGGGTCTAGATACAAGGAGCCAGAAATGGATAGCATAGCTCAGAGATTTAGGAATGATGAGTTGCCTGAATCATGGTATAATCAGTTTATGGAGAAGTATAAAGTTAATAGACCGTACAAATTGTCATTCGCGGATAGAGACTCAGACAGACGTTCACCTGAGGAAATGTCTACTTATCTTAGACTTGTTGATAGGCATAAGCGGAGGCGTGTTTCATTTGTGCCAAGTATGCATCCAAGTTCAGTTTTAGATGGTTCCAGTTCTGCTGATGATGATATACCTTTTTTCCCCGAAATGATGTTTATGTCTAATTGTGTACCTGATAGCGGACTGCCACGTATAATCAGAGTGCAAGAGAATAAGAAAATTGAGTTTCATGGAGTTCTTGATTCGTTACCTCAAACTAGGAGTTCTGTTGTGATAGAGAGACTTGGTATTAGTGTGGAACAGGGAGGACGCACGAAACATGGTTCTGAAGGAAATAGGAAACTTCTTGGTCAAGAGCAAGCATTACAGATCTCCCAAAAGGTAGTGGCACGCATGTTAGCACGGACGGGTTTTGACAGTGCGACGGAAGTTCCAGTTGAAGTCTTATCTCAAGCACTCAGGTGTCACATCTCTAAACTAGGACGTATCTTAAAAGTTCTTGCCGATAGTTACAGGAAACAATGTTCAGCGACTGACCTACTCAAGATGTTTCTTCAAACAACTGGATTTAA TAATCTTGGAAGCTTGATGGAGCTTGTTAAGGATGGCACTAGGAGTGTTCAACTTACTCAGCAACAAATGCATGGATTCCAGTCACAATTGCAGACTCAGAACCAGAGCACCCTCCGGCTACCCCAGCAA CTACAGATCCCAAGACAAATGCATCCACAGATGCAGCAGCAGATGGTTCATCCCCAAAATTTGACTTTTCAGCAGCAGCAGCAATTAGAGAGAATGCATAGGCGTCAGCAGTCCACTCCTCGGCCTGCAATGGATATGGACAAGGACAGACCACTGGTACAAGTGAAACTTGAAAATCCATCGGAATTGCCAATGGATGGCAATGCCTACAATGGCATCCACTCCAGACATCCGCAGATGCAGCAGTTTCGGCAACAACAACTTGCTGCAATGTCAAATGTCCAAGCTCAATCTAGCAATCAGTTCAGGCAGTTGACATCTATGCAAATTCCTCAAATGCATTCACC GAATATGGGCGTTGTTAGGGCTCAACCAGTGAAGGTGGAAGGTTTTCAGGAACTGATGGGCGGAGATGCTTCTTTAAAACACGACTCTGAGGAAAATAAGCTAACCTCCGCAACTGGTAAATAA